One segment of Chionomys nivalis chromosome 1, mChiNiv1.1, whole genome shotgun sequence DNA contains the following:
- the LOC130877920 gene encoding olfactory receptor 4P4-like — translation MGYVNLTEFILLGLFHNEDVKAMCSVLFLLCYLAILCGNLVVLLTIRGSQLSEHPMYFFLSYLSLMDVCFTSTVAPKLIIDLLVQCNAISYNGCIVQMFSAHFFGATEIFILVVMAYDRYVAICRPLYYMITMNRPVCYVLVIVSVIGAFMHSLVHVLIVIRLPFCGANEIDHYFCDIFPLLKLACADTRLLVIIVIATTGLLSILTFVALVISYIIILSTLRMRSSKGHRKALSTCGSHITVVFMFFLPIVFTYVPMGDSIGDDKVFALFYTMIVPLFNPLIYTLRNTDMKNAMRKVWCQEQLFEGN, via the coding sequence ATGGGATATGTAAACCTCACAGAATTTATCTTACTGGGACTTTTCCATAATGAGGATGTCAAGGCCATGTGTTCTGTGTTGTTCTTGCTTTGTTATCTTGCAATTCTCTGTGGAAACCTGGTGGTTCTTCTCACCATCAGGGGCAGCCAACTTAGTGAGCATCCAATGTACTTTTTTCTGAGCTACCTCTCCCTCATGGATGTGTGTTTCACTTCCACAGTGGCCCCTAAATTGATTATAGACTTATTGGTACAGTGTAATGCTATATCCTACAATGGCTGCATAGTTCAGATGTTTTCTGCCCACTTCTTTGGTGCTACTGAGATATTTATCTTGGTGGTTatggcctatgatcgctatgtAGCCATTTGCAGACCCCTTTACTATATGATCACCATGAACAGACCAGTGTGCTACGTTCTTGTGATAGTCTCAGTTATTGGTGCTTTTATGCACTCACTTGTGCATGTACTGATTGTTATCAGACTTCCGTTCTGTGGTGCCAATGAGATAGACCACTACTTCTGTGACATATTCCCCCTGCTGAAACTGGCCTGCGCTGACACAAGACTTCTCGTTATTATAGTCATTGCCACCACAGGGCTACTGTCTATTTTGACCTTTGTTGCCTTGGTCATTTCTTACATCATCATTTTGTCCACATTGAGGATGCGCTCATCCAAGGGCCACCGGAAAGCTCTTTCTACTTGTGGCTCACATATTACAGTTGTATTCATGTTCTTTTTGCCAATCGTCTTTACCTATGTCCCAATGGGAGATTCTATTGGGGATGACAAAGTGTTTGCTCTATTTTACACCATGATTGTTCCTTTGTTCAATCCACTGATCTACACACTGAGGAACACAGATATGAAGAATGCCATGAGGAAGGTGTGGTGTCAAGAACAACTGTTTGAAGGAAACTGA